The DNA segment CTTTATTCGCGCGGTATCACGTGCAACGCCAAAGGTTGCCGATTACCCCTTCACGACATTAGTACCTAACCTAGGTGTGGTTAACCCTCGCCCTGGTCAAAGCTTTGTGATCGCCGATATTCCTGGTTTGATCGAAGGCGCGGCAGAAGGTGCGGGTCTAGGTATTCGCTTCTTAAAGCATTTAGAACGTTGCCGTATTCTGTTGCATATCATCGATATCGAGCCAATTGATGGCACAGATCCGGTGGATTCTGCCCGTGCGATCGTCGGTGAGCTTGAAAAATATTCGCCAAAATTGGCAAGTAAGCCACGTTGGTTAGTCTTTAATAAGGCCGATCTGCTGCTCGAAGACGAGCTGAAAGAGAAGGTCGCTCGCGTAGTTAAAGAATTAGGTTGGGAAGGTGACGTTTACACTATTTCTGCCTATAGCCGCGATGGCACTAAAGAATTAGCGACCAAGCTGCTGGACTTCATCCAAAGTCTTCCTCCGGAAGATAAAGATGCGAACCCAGATGCAGAGGTTGAGTTCAAGTGGGACAATTATCATCAAGCCAACATTGATGCGATCAATGAAGACTATGACGATGAATTCGACGATGACTTTGATGATGACGACTACGATGTAGAAGTGATCTACCAAAGATAATATCCCAACCTAAGTTTTGAGAGTCCCGTGTACGCAGATACTCAAAATGATATTACTCGGCAGGTTGTGCGTGTCGCACAACTGCTACTGGCCTACGGTGCTGAATCTGATTTAGTTGAAGAAATCAGCCAGCGCCTAGGTCAGGCCTTAGGATTGGCAAGTGTTGAGCTTTCCATCTCCTCTAATTCCCTCGTGTTAACCAGTTTAGTGCATGGTCGCTGTATCACGACGACGCGTCGGATCCGCGAGCATGGCATCAATATGACAATAGTCTGCGAGTTGCAACGCATCTGTTTGTTGGCGGAAAAAGGTCTCTATGGCCCCAACGAAGTGCGTAAACGCTTAGCGCGGATTGAACCTAAGACCTATCCGCCCTATCTCGTGATCTTGATGATAGGCCTGTCCTGCGCCAGTTTTTGCCACCTGTTTAATGGCGATGTTGCCGCATCAGTTATCACCTTTTTGCCTCCGCGGTCGGGATGTCGGTGCGCCTTGCGATTGCCAAGCGGCATTTTAATTTGCTGGTCAATTTTGCGGTGACGGCATTTGTCACTAGCATGCTGGCGCAGACGGGTTATGTA comes from the Shewanella seohaensis genome and includes:
- the cgtA gene encoding Obg family GTPase CgtA, coding for MKFVDEAVIRVEAGDGGSGCVSFRREKYIPDGGPDGGDGGDGGSVYLQADENHNTLIEYRFERFHMAERGENGRGRDCTGHSGKDLILKVPVGTRAIDDETEEVLGDLTTHGQKLLVAKGGFHGLGNTRFKSSTNRAPRQKTLGTPGEVRSLKLELLLLADVGLLGMPNAGKSTFIRAVSRATPKVADYPFTTLVPNLGVVNPRPGQSFVIADIPGLIEGAAEGAGLGIRFLKHLERCRILLHIIDIEPIDGTDPVDSARAIVGELEKYSPKLASKPRWLVFNKADLLLEDELKEKVARVVKELGWEGDVYTISAYSRDGTKELATKLLDFIQSLPPEDKDANPDAEVEFKWDNYHQANIDAINEDYDDEFDDDFDDDDYDVEVIYQR